One stretch of Leishmania panamensis strain MHOM/PA/94/PSC-1 chromosome 29 sequence DNA includes these proteins:
- a CDS encoding lipase domain protein, putative (TriTrypDB/GeneDB-style sysID: LpmP.29.1320): protein MPFVIPVAGGAAAGSAIHSPFSGRHRVSSSSSHSAADGNGLEHRPVQRQQRAPAPSVPISHSAFVQGDRYGVDTSGKVRRSPPSQKERQSEKKPYECRRVIPTPPHRQLFLVDGYGRAGALDTQGHESLLATYSMDDGCGGSPSGVYGEVARAGTSTAALSDRAGTRVSAPTYMSSDTPPSATSHVQLFNSSSGVRDVQAVSPAHSPGAPFSTATAFSPDPNSSGRKHEQPDKLLAKQRFYEPVELQVESISAYAMRFTLVLWYTSLAVALVVQVIPKAQWSMVNICGADYGVDLRYMDKWTSPCVNSTPTVAPNNTLTTLATVSLRWAGANLTRQQSSMVRYRRLVLSLPPPADQASRVQEYNLVAQTRISGDGVERVSEYPFTMRCDRTKRRCDVARVPELLLGSAPKFAGEFSVTLALVPESLAAGAAGGSVGIAYQRSAYTLATIVWRYVLMFLSLIHTLRFVVYCKYTGTLYEQRWTLILQVALLWYMNPLFALNITNWPLFSTLAFMEYRTPTYFMAVFIAYMLSVMSASMMWTRPKEAQPNAGAFAKLKAFLVRSRNVCDPPMWTKLLISAYMLSIVVLDIIDACVHRYVWNSTSNSEAQFKPLYWFVVALQIAGIFVCLLLLFYLRRYLGSKPYLESRPQQLACRVFLMIFLSAIVYCVIHSLVFFLLYNRGYPALTSQQPLLQLPILLVAALFVNIMTLVYTSQNRNESVPIHPKDPRWKHVVWPDSWYRWLARHGGSQYIFATEREEMRFYRIQLEFRRRQCLAKQKRRQKGGGLLASLVSTMAGSAVATPREVTQGAVPLSVQSPIHDLQSDGHRTTRSLQRSGNAVTSWRTDVWESPRPSSHVGAADMDDAADDGGSQHCNESPDVQDNDCVTVNPTRRGRRSDALVAWGARHPAVACSPPRRFDDDGSPLAATTTLGMQSSGCWGGGVDVGSNGLTPVSIAARHIINMDRFSSYFLPDDDDMTGSGEGGAAESYSGITRHKSSAGDAYAVEGPARWRSRMLQNACAARGRDGRDASIRVGRPSQCQASWTANALMRTYSGFNRRDGCTSLSQAQSELTSGCQHHARSRSDGDMPLNSPGNGDTGVAMCHCNTPPRHNTPLLAQRSRYQDPSSTVGVTGSIETPVVATSRPPQAAAEGSADTLVLSQAASDRERGKDGQRQQGETGVALSACNGVFARQRDHMQCTVLQSQPPTADAAGTNDGRNVKRTPFADKDDPLALSSRLPMLAADPSSAAPVSDAGEDNARQRSVHGETGSCPYRWHSGDHDALSNISFRTSSDSKSDRALGGTRSLLGTLTLARERLGALMGTVERNLLERPVRGLGWLEAHIFEAAHRYFQEIQYLPFFNLETAIDCFNISWEAYRVEESTDDQAIETGSKVTPKNFPRTVAHLIKQVLCGCCPAEEDTGDDAEDGSEGEAEDEDERTWEAVEQVRGGAERTAAVVSAIGGDRTEQGRHPHSTPRRRGSNVVIVHMGAGGGGGAAGGGDDGVATSQPTSTSALAARSPLGGHPVLSPPGPEVGVAVQRTAAAAPHRTEALPMNVEKYGFVRLLVAEARDVQVLMVKMDTSAPEHKGKAPRIIIGFRGTANLSNALHDVNIHRVVWREMENADRREAANAMGEAGTERANTVGDGSTTAAQHPGCASCIRSCLSRASWRPTCHAGFLTIWKTLRSTVLSRLRDILRDDRGTVYRIFTTGHSLGGALASLCAYSITYILRRMDYPITDVTVYTYGQPRMGNRTFQRLYNKAVPRTFRVVNESDIVVAVTMFGGYHVGIEVDVDRNGNFIVKPTGIEKLFLPTRGRGLRVIHHLLTNYGVSLNAIASRTPCPARGLDFYLTADPKKVEAEVKMEATPTVEL from the coding sequence ATGCCCTTCGTCATTCCAGtggctggcggtgctgccgcaggctCAGCGATTCACTCCCCTTTCTCAGGGAGACACAGagtctcctcttcctcttcccacagcgccgctgatgGCAATGGTTTAGAACACAGgccggtgcagcggcagcaacgcgcaCCGGCCCCCTCTGTGCCGATCTCCCACAGCGCATTTGTGCAAGGGGATCGATACGGGGTGGACACGTCCGGCAAAGTGCGCCGCAGCCCTCCGTCTCAGAAGGAGCGCCAGTCCGAGAAGAAGCCTTACGAGTGCCGTCGCGTCATCCCGAccccgccgcaccggcagcttTTTCTTGTTGACGGCTACGGCAGAGCAGGCGCGCTTGATACGCAGGGGCACGAGAGTTTACTCGCTACGTATTCGATGGATGACGGCTGCGGTGGTAGCCCCAGCGGTGTTTATGGTGAGGTGGCGCGTGCGGGAACGTCAACCGCGGCTCTGTCGGACCGCGCTGGCACCAGGGTATCTGCCCCCACGTACATGTCGTCTGACACCCCTCCTTCCGCCACATCCCATGTCCAGCTCTTCAACAGCTCATCAGGTGTTCGCGACGTGCAGGCTGTTTCACCAGCGCACAGTCCTGGGGCACCATTCTCGACAGCCACCGCTTTTTCTCCAGACCCCAATAGCAGCGGCCGAAAGCACGAGCAGCCCGATAAGTTGcttgcgaagcagcgcttctACGAGCCGGTGGAGCTTCAGGTGGAGTCCATCTCCGCCTATGCAATGCGGTTCACCCTTGTGCTGTGGTACACGAGCCTCGCCGTGGCTCTCGTCGTTCAAGTCATTCCTAAGGCGCAGTGGTCGATGGTGAACATCTGCGGCGCAGATTACGGCGTAGACCTGCGGTACATGGACAAGTGGACGAGCCCCTGTGTGAATTCAACGCCCACTGTAGCGCCCAATAACACCCTCACTACCCTAGCGACGGTGTCGCTTAGGTGGGCAGGCGCGAACTTGACCCGCCAGCAGAGCAGTATGGTACGCTACCGGCGTCTGGTGCTGAGTCTGCCTCCGCCGGCCGACCAGGCGAGTAGGGTGCAGGAGTATAACCTCGTCGCCCAGACTCGCATTTCGGGCGACGGTGTCGAGCGGGTCTCGGAGTACCCCTTCACGATGCGCTGCGACAGGACGAAGCGCCGATGCGACgtggcgcgtgtgccggAGCTCTTGCTCGGCAGCGCGCCAAAGTTTGCGGGCGAGTTCAGCGTTACCCTAGCCTTGGTACCGGAATCGCTGGCGGCTGGGGCGGCCGGTGGCTCCGTTGGCATTGCCTACCAACGCTCTGCCTACACGCTTGCCACCATCGTGTGGCGCTACGTGCTTATGTTCTTGTCGCTGATTCACACGCTACGCTTCGTCGTGTACTGCAAGTACACGGGCACCCTGTACGAGCAGAGGTGGACGCTTATACTTCAAGTGGCACTGCTGTGGTACATGAACCCGCTGTTCGCGCTGAACATCACGAATTGGCCCTTGTTCTCCACACTCGCCTTCATGGAGTATCGTACTCCCACCTACTTCATGGCGGTGTTTATTGCGTACATGCTCTCCGTTATGAGTGCCTCGATGATGTGGACCCGCCCCAAAGAGGCGCAGCCGAATGCCGGTGCCTTTGCCAAGCTCAAGGCCTTCCTCGTGCGAAGCAGGAACGTGTGCGACCCACCCATGTGGACCAAGTTACTCATCTCTGCCTACATGCTCAGCATCGTTGTGCTGGACATCATtgatgcgtgcgtgcaccgGTACGTGTGGAACTCCACCTCAAACAGCGAAGCACAGTTCAAGCCGCTCTACTGGTTCGTCGTCGCCCTCCAGATTGCTGGCATTTTCGTCTGTCTGTTGCTCCTCTTCTACCTGCGCAGGTACCTCGGGAGCAAGCCGTACTTGGAAAGCCGTCCTCAACAGCTTGCCTGTCGCGTGTTCTTGATGATCTTCCTGTCCGCCATTGTGTACTGCGTCATTCACTCTCTCGTGTTCTTCCTGCTATACAACCGCGGCTACCCGGCGCTGACCTCGCAGCAACCCTTACTGCAGCTTCCGATCTTGCTAGTTGCGGCCTTATTTGTGAACATCATGACGCTCGTCTACACCTCGCAAAACCGCAATGAAAGTGTCCCAATCCACCCAAAGGACCCGCGTTGGAAGCATGTGGTGTGGCCCGACTCGTGGTACCGCTGGTTGGCGCGACACGGCGGCAGCCAGTACATCTTCGCTACGGAACGGGAGGAGATGCGGTTCTACCGCATTCAGCTTGAATTCcgacgacggcagtgctTGGCGAAACAGAAACGTCGCCAGAAGGGGGGTGGGCTGCTGGCGAGCCTCGTATCCACCATGGCTGGCTCTGCTGTCGCCACGCCGCGGGAGGTTACACAGGGCGCCGTGCCGCTCAGCGTGCAATCCCCCATCCATGACCTGCAGAGTGACGGCCACCGTACGACGAGGTCGCTGCAACGGAGTGGCAACGCTGTCACGTCGTGGCGCACGGATGTATGGGAGTCGCCGCGGCCGAGCAGCCATGTGGGCGCAGCGGACATGGACGACGCCGCTGATGATGGCGGCAGCCAGCACTGTAACGAGTCACCCGATGTGCAGGACAACGACTGTGTCACCGTCAACCCCACGCGCCGCGGTCGCCGGTCGGATGCTCTGGTAGCATGGGGAGCACGCCACCCGGCCGTCGCGTGTAGTCCGCCGCGTCGCTTTGACGATGACGGTAGCCCTCTTGCTGCGACCACCACACTCGGCATGCAGAGCAGTGGGTGTTGGGGCGGGGGTGTTGATGTAGGCTCGAATGGCTTGACGCCAGTTAGCATAGCGGCGCGACACATCATCAATATGGATCGCTTCAGCAGCTACTTTTTACCAGACGACGACGATATGACTGGCAGTGGcgagggaggcgctgcagagtCGTACTCTGGCATCACGCGCCATAAGTCATCAGCCGGAGACGCGTACGCTGTTGAGGGCcctgcgcggtggcggtctCGCATGCTGCAGAACGCATGCGCCGCGCGAGGTCGTGACGGCAGAGACGCCAGTATTAGAGTCGGCAGGCCCTCACAGTGCCAGGCATCGTGGACAGCGAATGCCTTGATGCGCACGTATAGCGGTTTCAACCGCCGCGACGGCTgtacctctctctcacagGCGCAGTCGGAGCTCACTAGCGGGTGTCAGCACCATGCACGATCCCGCTCGGATGGGGACATGCCCCTTAACTCGCCAGGGAATGGGGACACAGGGGTGGCCATGTGCCACTGCAATACCCCTCCCCGGCATAACACACCTCTACTGGCGCAGCGGTCACGCTACCAGGATCCCTCCAGTACTGTAGGCGTAACAGGCAGTATTGAGACACCCGTGGTAGCGACCTCGAGGCCACcgcaggcagcagctgagggTTCAGCTGATACTTTAGTATTGTCGCAAGCCGCGAGTGATAGGGAGCGGGGCAAGGATGGACAGCGGCAACAAGGCGAAACTGGAGTCGCGTTAAGCGCCTGCAATGGCGTCTTTGCGCGCCAGCGCGATCATATGCAGTGCACAGTGCTTcagtcgcagccgccgaCCGCAGATGCAGCCGGCACCAACGATGGGAGAAATGTCAAACGAACGCCGTTTGCTGACAAGGATGACCCTCTTGCTCTGTCATCCCGTTTGCCAATGTTGGCGGCCGATCCGTCTTCTGCCGCGCCAGTGAGCGACGCTGGCGAGGACAACGCACGACAACGCTCTGTGCACGGCGAGACCGGAAGTTGTCCGTACAGGTGGCACTCTGGCGACCACGATGCGCTGTCCAACATCTCCTTCCGCACCTCGAGCGACAGCAAAAGTGACCGCGCGCTTGGCGgcactcgctctctcctggGTACCCTGACCCTGGCACGAGAGCGCCTCGGGGCGCTGATGGGGACGGTGGAGCGGAACCTGCTGGAGCGGCCGGTTCGGGGGCTGGGCTGGTTGGAGGCACACATCTTCGAGGCAGCGCATCGGTATTTTCAGGAAATCCAGTATTTGCCCTTTTTCAACCTCGAGACCGCCATCGACTGCTTCAACATCTCTTGGGAGGCCTAcagagtggaggagagcacTGATGACCAGGCGATTGAGACGGGTAGCAAGGTGACACCGAAGAATTTTCCTCGCACAGTGGCTCACCTTATTAAGCAGGttctctgcggctgctgtcccgcagaggaagacacgggcgacgacgccgaggacggcagcgaaggagaggcagaagacGAGGACGAACGCACGTGGGAAGCCGTTGAGCAAgttcgcggcggcgctgagagGACTGCGGCAGTTGTGTCTGCCATCGGCGGCGATCGCACGGAGCAGGGGCGGCACCCACACTCCACGCCACGCAGGCGCGGGTCGAATGTGGTTATTGTGCACATGGGCgccgggggcggcggcggcgcggcgggggGTGGTGATGATGGGGTCGCTACCTCACAGCCAACCTCCACGTCCGCACTCGCCGCCAGGAGCCCCTTGGGCGGCCATCCCGTGTTGTCACCCCCGGGGCCTGAAGTGGGTGTGGCAGTGCAGAggacagccgcagccgcccccCACCGCACCGAGGCGCTGCCCATGAACGTCGAGAAGTACGGTTTTGTGCGGCTACTGGTCGCGGAGGCGAGGGACGTGCAAGTGCTCATGGTGAAGATGGACACAAGCGCCCCAGAGCATAAGGGCAAGGCGCCGCGTATCATCATCGGCTTCCGCGGGACAGCAAACTTGAGCAACGCCTTGCACGACGTGAACATCCACCGGGTTGTGTGGCGGGAGATGGAGAATGCAGACCGCCGAGAGGCAGCCAACGCGATGGGCGAAGCGGGCACCGAGAGAGCGAACACCGTCGGCGACGGCAGTACcacggctgcgcagcaccccGGCTGTGCGTCCTGCATTCGCTCTTGCCTGTCCAGGGCGTCGTGGAGGCCCACCTGTCACGCCGGGTTTCTTACCATTTGGAAAACGCTGAGGTCGACAGTCCTGTCGCGGCTGCGCGACATTCTGCGCGACGACCGCGGTACCGTTTACCGTATCTTCACGACTGGCCACAGTCTCGGCGGCGCCTTGGCGTCTCTCTGCGCGTATAGCATCACCTACATACTGAGGCGCATGGACTACCCCATCACAGACGTGACCGTCTACACATACGGCCAGCCACGCATGGGCAATCGAACGTTCCAGCGTCTGTACAACAAAGCCGTTCCACGCACATTCCGCGTTGTGAATGAGAGCGACATTGTCGTGGCTGTGACGATGTTTGGGGGCTACCACGTCGGCATCGAGGTGGACGTGGACCGCAACGGCAACTTTATTGTGAAGCCGACAGGTATCGAGAAGCTGTTTCTGCCAACGAGGGGGCGGGGCTTGAGAGTGATTCACCACCTTTTGACTAACTACGGGGTTTCGTTGAACGCAATCGCCTCGCGGACCCCATGTCCAGCGCGCGGGCTCGACTTCTACTTGACTGCCGACCCCAAAAAGGTGGAGGCCGAGGTGAAGATGGAAGCGACCCCCACAGTGGAGTTGTAG
- a CDS encoding hypothetical protein (TriTrypDB/GeneDB-style sysID: LpmP.29.1330) produces the protein MTAAAANTAEAKPSILQTTEALLAIPSSETVWSAWYKESEDKFLEFKSFEPVPVAGVPGNMSRTGSVRTLSMRQISGQFEEEVAKSWEEDWEDEDVEDTFEYIIGQISQLHVTKAVSK, from the coding sequence atgacggcggcagcagcgaacacCGCCGAGGCGAAGCCCTCTATTCTGCAGACGACGGAAGCACTCCTAGCTATTCCTTCGAGTGAGACCGTGTGGTCGGCGTGGTACAAGGAGTCGGAGGACAAGTTTTTGGAGTTCAAGAGCTTCGAGCCGGTGCCAGTGGCGGGAGTTCCAGGCAACATGTCCCGCACCGGGTCTGTTCGCACTTTGTCGATGCGGCAGATCAGCGGGCAgtttgaggaggaggtggccaaGTCGTGGGAAGAGGACTGGGAAGACGAGGATGTAGAGGACACCTTTGAGTACATCATCGGCCAGATTTCACAGCTCCATGTCACCAAGGCCGTGTCCAAATAG
- a CDS encoding hypothetical protein (TriTrypDB/GeneDB-style sysID: LpmP.29.1340): MAGAAWASLGNEFKSVAEEKFLKPVPDQFLTPRATTDVQPAEELLSKLVEENAERYKGIDVRDPSSMAIYEGERPRWMTMGGQVRAVSEFISGHLCHHISLSEWKDLFDLEYAEMDLTYWLYVLHIHLVSRRATSIPIERFNRRREVLEELLVTMFDGWAATSEDIMGRPPLNKIKYYIRDMYYVTAVNFEEALLHDGPGADMMLVGFLMKFCPLPRPEDVPMFTYYTLVHYVRFHTALFDRIPDEEFAKGNFNFLSPTDPLIFSQYSDIAYDEVIRGWTVEEGKGSAASPAPSHS, encoded by the coding sequence ATGGCAGGGGCTGCGTGGGCTAGCCTGGGTAATGAGTTTAAGAGCGTTGCGGAGGAGAAGTTCTTGAAGCCCGTCCCGGACCAATTTCTGACGCCGCGCGCCACGACCGACGTACAGCCCGCCGAGGAGTTGTTGTCGAAGCTAGTGGAGGAGAATGCGGAGCGGTACAAGGGCATCGACGTGCGAGACCCATCCTCCATGGCTATCTACGAGGGTGAACGGCCGCGGTGGATGACGATGGGCGGTCAGGTGCGTGCCGTATCGGAGTTTATCTCTGGTCATCTATGCCACCACATCTCACTGTCCGAGTGGAAAGATCTGTTCGACCTAGAGTATGCGGAGATGGACCTGACTTACTGGCTGTACGTGTTGCACATCCACCTCGTCAGCCGCCGTGCGACGAGTATCCCGATTGAGAGATTcaaccgccgccgcgaggTGCTAGAGGAGCTGCTAGTGACTATGTTCGATGGCTGGGCAGCCACGTCAGAAGACATCATGGGTCGCCCGCCGCTGAATAAGATTAAGTACTACATCCGGGATATGTACTACGTGACGGCTGTTAACTttgaggaggcgctgctgcacgatgGGCCGGGGGCGGACATGATGCTGGTGGGATTTCTGATGAAGTTCTGTCCGCTTCCGCGGCCAGAGGATGTGCCGATGTTCACGTACTACACCCTTGTCCATTACGTCCGCTTTCACACGGCTCTCTTCGACCGCATTCCTGACGAGGAGTTCGCAAAGGGGAACTTCAACTTCTTGAGCCCGACCGACCCGCTCATCTTTAGCCAGTACAGCGACATCGCGTACGATGAAGTAATTCGCGGCTGGaccgtggaggagggaaagggtaGTGCCGCTTCACCGGCACCGAGTCACTCGTAG